The following coding sequences are from one Veillonella rodentium window:
- the uvrA gene encoding excinuclease ABC subunit UvrA: MKDQLIVKGARQHNLKNINIALPRDRFIVLTGLSGSGKSSLAFDTIYAEGQRRYVESLSAYARQFLGQMDKPDVDYIEGLSPAISIDQKTTSRNPRSTVGTVTEIYDYLRLLFARVGHAHCPECGKPITQQTIQQMTDDVMSFPEGTKILVLAPMIQGKKGEHKSVFEQLRKEGFVRARVDGIVRTLDEDISLEKNKKHSIDIVVDRLIVKAGIESRLADSMETAGKWAEGIVVIQEIDGPDHMYSQHFACPDCHISLPKIEPRMFSFNSPFGACPACLGIGSTMEVDEERVLPDGSISFADGCVQALSSNPNAWFMRQLEGLLIANGYSLNSTYDELPKALQKKVMYGTTEKVSFTYENMRGEVKEFFTEYEGILPMVKRRHSEASTDSMREEFEKFMSIKPCTTCHGARLKPEVLAITVGHKNINEVTQLTIKEALDFFANLKLTERERVIGAQVLKEINARLGFLNNVGLDYLTMNRSAGTLSGGEAQRIRLATQIGSGLVGVLYILDEPSIGLHQRDNDRLIDTLKGLRDLGNTLLVVEHDEDTMRAADYLVDIGPGAGEHGGEVVAAGTVDEVMKVKDSITGQYLSGRKFIALPEKRRKASKNYIEIRGAKENNLQNINVKFPIGLFTVVTGVSGSGKSTLINEILYKGLANNLYRSYHKVGAHKEIRGLEHIDKIINIDQSPIGRTPRSNPATYTGVFDAIRELYSQTPEAKMRGYKQGRFSFNVKGGRCEACRGDGIIKIEMHFLPDVYVPCEVCKGDRYNRETLEVKYKGKSIADVLAMTVDEAVEFFSAIPKIHRKMVTLQEVGLGYIRLGQAATTLSGGEAQRVKLATELARRSTGKTLYILDEPTTGLHAEDIRKLLHVLQQLVDAGDTVIVIEHNLDVIKMADHIIDLGPEGGNRGGTIVATGTPEQIAKVKESYTGKFLGPVLDQTNAFMKAAGKSKK; the protein is encoded by the coding sequence ATGAAAGACCAATTAATAGTTAAAGGTGCGCGTCAGCATAATCTTAAAAATATAAATATCGCTTTACCCAGAGACCGGTTTATCGTCTTGACGGGCCTCAGCGGATCCGGCAAGTCGTCACTTGCGTTTGATACGATTTATGCCGAAGGACAGCGAAGATATGTGGAATCTCTGTCGGCATATGCACGTCAGTTTTTAGGGCAGATGGATAAACCTGATGTAGATTATATTGAAGGATTGTCACCGGCCATCTCCATCGACCAGAAAACGACGAGCCGTAATCCGCGTTCTACGGTGGGCACCGTGACGGAAATTTATGATTATTTGCGGCTTCTCTTTGCCCGTGTCGGTCATGCTCATTGTCCTGAGTGCGGTAAACCGATTACGCAACAGACGATTCAACAGATGACGGATGACGTCATGTCGTTCCCGGAAGGCACAAAGATTTTGGTATTGGCGCCTATGATACAGGGCAAAAAAGGGGAGCATAAATCAGTTTTCGAACAACTGCGTAAGGAAGGCTTCGTACGGGCTCGTGTAGATGGGATTGTACGCACATTAGATGAAGATATTAGTTTGGAGAAAAATAAGAAACATTCCATTGATATTGTCGTGGATCGTCTCATTGTGAAAGCCGGAATAGAATCCCGTTTAGCGGACTCCATGGAAACGGCAGGCAAATGGGCGGAAGGCATCGTCGTAATTCAGGAAATCGACGGCCCTGACCATATGTACAGTCAACATTTCGCCTGTCCCGATTGCCATATTTCACTACCGAAGATTGAACCTCGTATGTTTTCCTTTAACAGTCCCTTTGGTGCATGTCCCGCATGTCTCGGTATCGGTTCGACCATGGAGGTTGACGAGGAACGGGTTCTCCCGGACGGATCCATATCCTTTGCTGACGGATGTGTACAGGCTTTGAGCTCGAATCCTAATGCGTGGTTTATGCGTCAACTGGAGGGACTTCTCATAGCAAACGGGTATTCATTGAACTCTACATATGATGAACTGCCGAAGGCATTACAGAAGAAGGTCATGTACGGTACTACGGAGAAGGTATCTTTCACTTATGAGAACATGCGCGGTGAAGTGAAAGAGTTTTTTACCGAATATGAAGGCATTTTGCCTATGGTGAAGCGCCGTCATAGTGAAGCATCGACGGACTCCATGCGGGAGGAATTTGAAAAGTTCATGTCCATCAAGCCGTGTACCACCTGTCATGGAGCGCGTTTAAAACCGGAGGTTCTCGCCATTACCGTCGGACATAAGAATATCAATGAAGTGACGCAGCTAACAATCAAAGAGGCTTTGGATTTCTTTGCGAATCTCAAATTGACGGAGCGGGAGCGAGTTATCGGGGCCCAAGTTCTGAAGGAGATTAACGCTCGTTTAGGGTTCCTCAATAATGTAGGACTTGATTATTTAACGATGAATCGTAGTGCGGGCACATTATCCGGCGGAGAGGCGCAGCGTATTCGTTTAGCTACTCAAATCGGTTCTGGTTTAGTGGGGGTCCTCTATATTCTTGACGAACCGTCTATCGGTCTGCATCAACGGGATAATGACAGACTCATCGATACCTTAAAGGGACTTCGTGACCTAGGTAATACATTGCTCGTCGTAGAGCATGATGAAGATACAATGCGCGCCGCTGATTATCTTGTCGATATCGGACCCGGTGCCGGTGAACATGGTGGTGAGGTTGTTGCGGCAGGTACCGTAGATGAAGTGATGAAGGTAAAGGACTCCATTACCGGTCAGTATTTGAGCGGCCGTAAATTTATCGCTCTTCCTGAAAAACGTCGTAAAGCCAGTAAAAACTATATTGAAATTCGAGGGGCTAAGGAAAACAATTTACAGAATATTAATGTAAAGTTCCCAATCGGTCTCTTTACTGTTGTTACCGGTGTCAGCGGATCAGGCAAATCCACATTGATTAATGAGATTTTATACAAGGGGTTAGCTAATAACTTATATCGTTCCTATCATAAGGTAGGAGCTCATAAGGAAATTCGAGGCTTAGAACATATCGATAAGATCATCAACATCGATCAGAGTCCGATCGGTCGTACGCCGCGTTCAAATCCCGCTACCTATACGGGGGTGTTTGACGCGATTCGTGAATTGTACAGTCAAACGCCGGAGGCGAAGATGCGCGGTTATAAACAGGGCCGTTTCAGCTTTAATGTGAAAGGCGGTCGTTGTGAAGCTTGTCGCGGTGACGGCATTATTAAAATTGAAATGCACTTCCTGCCCGATGTGTATGTTCCTTGTGAAGTGTGTAAGGGAGACCGTTATAATCGGGAAACTTTGGAGGTTAAATACAAGGGCAAATCCATAGCCGACGTGTTGGCCATGACCGTTGATGAAGCGGTGGAATTTTTCAGTGCTATTCCGAAAATTCATCGTAAAATGGTCACTCTACAAGAAGTGGGTCTTGGATATATTCGCTTGGGGCAAGCCGCTACGACATTGTCCGGCGGGGAGGCTCAACGTGTTAAGCTTGCAACGGAACTGGCTCGTCGCAGTACAGGTAAAACTCTGTATATTTTAGATGAGCCTACGACGGGGCTCCATGCTGAGGATATTCGCAAGTTGTTACATGTTTTACAGCAACTCGTAGATGCAGGCGATACGGTTATCGTCATTGAACATAATTTGGACGTTATCAAGATGGCGGATCATATTATCGACTTAGGTCCTGAAGGGGGTAATCGAGGCGGTACGATTGTGGCTACCGGTACACCTGAGCAGATTGCAAAGGTGAAAGAGAGCTATACGGGAAAATTCCTTGGACCCGTATTGGATCAGACCAATGCATTTATGAAAGCGGCCGGTAAGAGCAAAAAGTAA
- the uvrC gene encoding excinuclease ABC subunit UvrC has protein sequence MASEELLEKVSHLPTTPGVYLWRDQYNRIIYVGKAINLRNRVRSYVRNDANRAPKVTAMMKRAVDVEVIQTKTEMEALILENTLIKEHHPKYNIRLRDDKTYPYVKISVQEDFPRVYMTRRLERDGAKYFGPFTDVTSVHVVLKLLRLYYPLRTCRSMKVERPCLQYHMHYCEAPCVGKITKEVYDVYIQEIIQLFEGKPIPLLKELKEKMETAAEELRFEDAVRYRDQLTSIEKIQEKQRMVTQRGDLDVLGMAVDHSMACVQLLFIRGGRLLGRENYFVQHDGDAPETIMTDFVKQYYGETNFIPKELLLPIESSDRQLLSEWFTQLKGQHVDVSVPHRGYKMDMIKMARENAEAFLEERRRQWQYQIDKTGGAVKKLAEVLDLPRLPERMECFDISHTQGAETVASMVVFEGGKPAKKEYRRFKLKTTQGKPDDFKSMAEIMERRYGNETDWPMPDLIIIDGGKGQLNAAIPLIRAVGVTDVPVISLAKRIEEVFVEGQSDSIILSHHTPELQLLQQIRDEAHRFAITYHRKLRGKRNLESILDHVEGIGPKRRKALWAHFNSLEAMKAASVDELAQVESMNYKTAETLYNFFRMSKVDKHNLLNSK, from the coding sequence ATGGCATCAGAGGAATTACTGGAAAAGGTCAGTCATCTGCCGACAACGCCGGGCGTTTATCTCTGGCGTGATCAATATAACCGTATTATTTATGTAGGAAAGGCTATCAACCTACGCAATCGCGTTCGTTCTTATGTGCGGAACGATGCAAACAGGGCGCCTAAGGTGACGGCTATGATGAAACGGGCTGTCGATGTAGAGGTCATCCAGACCAAGACGGAAATGGAAGCTCTTATTTTGGAGAATACGCTCATCAAGGAGCATCATCCGAAGTATAATATCAGACTTAGAGATGATAAGACTTATCCATACGTAAAAATTTCCGTTCAGGAAGATTTTCCGCGTGTATATATGACGCGACGACTTGAGCGGGATGGTGCTAAATACTTCGGCCCCTTTACGGATGTTACCTCCGTCCATGTAGTGCTTAAACTGCTACGCCTTTATTATCCGCTCCGTACATGTAGGTCCATGAAGGTTGAACGTCCCTGTTTACAATATCATATGCATTATTGCGAGGCCCCTTGTGTGGGAAAAATTACGAAGGAAGTCTATGATGTATATATTCAGGAGATTATACAGCTCTTTGAAGGTAAACCGATTCCACTGTTGAAAGAGCTTAAAGAGAAGATGGAAACAGCAGCTGAGGAATTACGCTTTGAAGATGCCGTAAGATACCGGGATCAGCTGACAAGCATCGAAAAGATTCAGGAAAAACAACGGATGGTAACACAGCGCGGTGATTTGGATGTACTCGGTATGGCTGTAGATCATTCAATGGCCTGTGTTCAGTTGCTTTTCATTCGCGGAGGTCGGCTGTTAGGCCGAGAAAACTACTTTGTGCAGCACGATGGGGATGCTCCGGAAACGATTATGACGGACTTCGTTAAACAGTATTATGGAGAGACGAATTTTATTCCGAAAGAACTGCTGCTGCCGATAGAAAGTTCGGACCGTCAGTTGCTCAGTGAGTGGTTTACACAGCTGAAAGGACAGCATGTGGATGTATCCGTGCCGCATCGCGGGTATAAGATGGATATGATTAAGATGGCCCGTGAAAATGCGGAAGCCTTCCTGGAGGAGCGGCGTCGTCAGTGGCAATATCAAATTGACAAGACAGGCGGAGCCGTTAAGAAATTGGCGGAAGTCCTCGACCTGCCGCGCTTACCGGAGCGCATGGAGTGCTTTGATATCTCTCATACTCAAGGTGCTGAAACCGTTGCATCCATGGTTGTTTTTGAAGGCGGCAAGCCGGCAAAGAAGGAGTATCGTCGCTTTAAGTTGAAAACAACTCAGGGCAAGCCGGATGACTTTAAGTCGATGGCGGAGATTATGGAGCGTCGCTACGGAAATGAAACGGACTGGCCTATGCCGGATCTCATCATCATTGACGGCGGTAAAGGGCAGCTCAATGCGGCTATCCCTCTTATTCGAGCCGTAGGTGTTACGGATGTGCCTGTTATATCTTTGGCAAAACGCATTGAAGAGGTCTTTGTAGAAGGACAGTCCGACAGCATAATATTGAGTCATCATACGCCGGAGCTGCAATTGTTACAGCAAATCCGCGATGAGGCTCATCGCTTCGCTATTACATATCACAGAAAATTGCGAGGTAAAAGAAATCTCGAATCTATCCTTGACCATGTTGAAGGTATCGGTCCAAAACGACGTAAGGCTTTATGGGCTCATTTCAACAGCCTTGAAGCCATGAAGGCCGCCTCTGTCGATGAGCTGGCGCAGGTTGAATCAATGAATTATAAGACGGCGGAAACATTGTATAATTTTTTCCGTATGTCGAAGGTAGATAAACATAACTTGTTGAATAGTAAATAA
- a CDS encoding MATE family efflux transporter: MYQTYSILEKLWLFIRLFTPMCITQFSLVGGTFIAIFLTGQYSTTDLAGVATGYNLWILFYIFAMGILMSISPIISQLLGAKQTSSIGIIIYQGLFIGTVLGLIILLLGIFGLDPLLTYLNLEPAARDVCIDYLKVFSIGLFPLLWVNTLRNTVDSHGLTHYSMLIVVTSFMINVFLNYTLIFGHFGFPELGGVGAGYATAGACWTNFILFSAMMLFHPKLKGYQVFKTWHGLKWIYIQEQLQIGIPIGLSTFLEVSIFSIAGLLMVHFGSAVVAAHQSVISFTNVFYCLPLSVSMSATIAVAYEVGAMRPKDAIEYSYLSRILAIIMAVLICSFTFTHMDTLSSLFTNDPEVYNLIYSFLGYGVFFAAIDAIGTPLQGILRGYKDVKMVFYISFISYWGVCFPMAYILSKNPAYGPYGVWIGLLSSVAAAGILFTIRAWYIQHYKPKSVNNTAAQ; this comes from the coding sequence ATGTATCAGACATATTCTATATTGGAAAAATTATGGTTATTTATCAGACTATTCACCCCCATGTGCATCACTCAGTTCTCCCTCGTAGGAGGCACGTTCATCGCTATATTCCTGACCGGACAATATAGCACGACGGATTTGGCCGGTGTTGCGACAGGATATAATTTATGGATCTTATTCTATATCTTCGCTATGGGCATACTGATGAGTATTTCGCCGATTATATCACAATTATTAGGAGCAAAACAGACTTCCTCTATCGGCATTATCATTTATCAAGGTTTATTTATCGGTACCGTTTTAGGCTTAATAATCCTATTACTCGGTATTTTCGGTCTCGATCCGTTATTGACATATCTCAATTTGGAACCGGCGGCACGCGATGTGTGTATCGATTATCTGAAAGTTTTCAGCATCGGTCTATTTCCTCTATTATGGGTCAACACGTTGCGTAATACAGTGGATTCTCATGGGCTCACTCACTACTCTATGCTCATTGTAGTTACCAGCTTTATGATTAATGTATTCCTAAACTATACCCTTATTTTCGGTCACTTCGGTTTTCCGGAACTGGGAGGCGTCGGTGCCGGCTATGCAACGGCAGGTGCATGCTGGACTAATTTTATACTCTTCAGTGCCATGATGCTGTTTCATCCCAAGCTTAAAGGATATCAGGTCTTTAAAACTTGGCATGGTCTTAAATGGATTTATATTCAGGAGCAACTGCAAATCGGAATTCCAATCGGTCTTTCCACGTTTTTAGAGGTAAGCATATTCAGTATCGCCGGACTTTTGATGGTTCACTTCGGTTCCGCCGTCGTTGCAGCCCATCAATCGGTTATTTCCTTTACGAATGTATTCTATTGCTTACCGTTGAGTGTTTCCATGTCGGCAACTATTGCGGTAGCTTACGAAGTGGGGGCCATGCGCCCGAAAGATGCGATTGAGTATTCATACTTATCCCGTATACTGGCCATCATTATGGCTGTACTTATCTGCAGCTTTACCTTTACCCATATGGATACGCTTTCATCGCTTTTCACAAATGATCCGGAAGTATATAATCTGATATACAGCTTCTTGGGATACGGCGTATTCTTCGCCGCGATCGATGCCATCGGAACTCCGTTACAAGGCATTCTAAGAGGATATAAAGACGTAAAAATGGTCTTCTACATTTCCTTTATCTCCTATTGGGGCGTCTGCTTTCCTATGGCTTATATCCTATCTAAAAATCCTGCATACGGACCATATGGCGTATGGATCGGCCTATTATCAAGCGTAGCAGCTGCCGGTATATTATTTACAATCCGAGCATGGTATATTCAACATTACAAACCAAAATCCGTAAATAATACAGCCGCGCAATAA
- a CDS encoding TerC family protein — MDIVSAQGLLAMLQIIVIDILLAGDNAIVIGMAARNLPADLQKKAIFWGTAGAIILRLVMAFLFVEALNNIPALRLVGGILLLWIGYKLVADDGKEHTIEAKDNLRSAIMTIVIADGVMGIDNVIGVVGAAGGHMMMVAIGMLITVPIIIYGSTLFVKVIERFPIILYIGGGILAWVGAAMSVEDKLIAHVVEPYVLFIKITAVIIIVGASLLTNKLKNNR; from the coding sequence TTGGACATAGTATCTGCACAGGGATTATTGGCGATGCTGCAAATCATCGTTATCGATATTTTATTGGCCGGTGATAATGCTATCGTAATCGGTATGGCGGCTCGTAATTTGCCTGCTGATTTGCAAAAAAAGGCTATTTTCTGGGGCACTGCGGGGGCGATTATCTTGCGTCTCGTTATGGCGTTTCTCTTTGTGGAGGCCTTAAACAATATTCCCGCACTTCGTTTAGTCGGTGGTATTCTCTTATTGTGGATCGGTTATAAATTGGTGGCTGATGACGGAAAAGAGCATACTATCGAGGCTAAAGATAATTTACGCTCCGCTATTATGACAATTGTAATTGCCGACGGCGTTATGGGGATAGATAATGTAATCGGTGTCGTAGGCGCTGCCGGCGGTCATATGATGATGGTGGCGATCGGTATGCTGATTACGGTACCTATCATCATTTATGGTAGTACATTGTTTGTGAAAGTTATCGAACGTTTCCCGATTATTCTTTATATCGGCGGCGGTATTCTCGCATGGGTCGGTGCTGCGATGAGTGTAGAAGATAAACTTATTGCACATGTGGTTGAACCGTATGTATTATTTATTAAGATTACGGCTGTTATTATCATTGTAGGGGCATCATTACTAACAAATAAATTGAAAAATAATCGTTAA
- a CDS encoding TerC family protein, translating into MEFLEAATWLTISKIILIDILLAGDNAVVIGMAAGKLAPELQKKAVIWGTVGAIAMRLLFATILVEALTLIPLIHLGGGLVLLWIAIQLLKGGDEEAHIDAKDSLLGAVWTIIVADAMMSIDNVIGVVGAAKGHLELVIVGMLITVPIIVFCSTLFARLINKFPAILWAGGALLGWVAGEMIVEDPLLIPYIQGEELLVKIGTVFFVLIVTGMIKIWKKRDS; encoded by the coding sequence ATGGAATTTTTAGAAGCGGCTACATGGCTTACCATTAGTAAAATTATTTTGATAGATATTTTATTGGCCGGCGACAATGCCGTTGTAATCGGTATGGCGGCGGGAAAATTAGCGCCGGAATTACAAAAAAAAGCCGTTATATGGGGCACTGTCGGAGCTATTGCCATGCGGTTGCTGTTCGCCACGATTTTAGTGGAGGCATTAACCCTGATTCCTCTCATTCATTTAGGGGGCGGACTTGTTCTCTTGTGGATTGCCATCCAATTACTCAAGGGCGGCGATGAAGAGGCTCATATCGATGCGAAGGACTCCTTGCTCGGGGCTGTCTGGACCATCATTGTGGCGGATGCCATGATGAGTATTGACAACGTTATCGGTGTAGTCGGTGCAGCGAAGGGGCATTTGGAATTAGTGATTGTAGGTATGCTGATTACGGTACCTATTATCGTATTCTGTTCCACATTATTCGCCCGTCTTATCAATAAATTTCCCGCTATTCTGTGGGCCGGAGGTGCCTTGCTCGGATGGGTTGCAGGGGAAATGATCGTAGAGGATCCTCTTTTAATACCATATATTCAAGGTGAAGAACTGTTGGTTAAAATTGGTACCGTATTCTTTGTTCTCATCGTGACCGGCATGATTAAAATTTGGAAGAAGAGAGATTCGTAA
- the rlmD gene encoding 23S rRNA (uracil(1939)-C(5))-methyltransferase RlmD has product MRDRNHISRKSTKRGNKYNQGQRQKSQDILKLSKKQKAVTSAPVKVGDTVLVSIHGIGSSGEGVGRVEDFTVFVPFALPNETVKVTITTVKKTYATGKLLEVITAADNRIAPNCELYGVCGGCQLQHITYEGQLSLKTQKVKDVIERIGHQNPDLVKPALGPKNPWAYRNKMQMPVGGTRETIRMGFYAMGSHDIVHGTNCPIQMDGNNQIAQACYEIAEELGIEPYGEHTGKGVLRHIIGRIGQSGYMVIFVTATDYLPDQDQWIERLTKRVPSVETIVHNVNRKRTNVILGPTNHVLYGDGTITDHIKDLRFTLSPHSFFQVNPEQTTVLYDQALMYANLKGHETVIDAYCGTGTISLFLAREVKYVIGIEIVEPAIIDARENARRNGYENTEFIVADAAVEMPKLYKAGVRPDVIVFDPIRAGCKEEVLTSAAGMEPKRIVYVSCNPATMARDIEILTHYGYELKEVQPVDMFPMTAHVETVVLMSRVRD; this is encoded by the coding sequence ATGAGGGACAGAAATCATATATCTCGTAAATCCACGAAGCGTGGAAACAAATATAATCAAGGGCAGCGTCAGAAATCTCAGGATATATTAAAACTCTCTAAAAAACAGAAGGCTGTTACGTCGGCTCCCGTTAAGGTCGGTGATACTGTACTCGTATCAATTCACGGCATCGGCAGCAGCGGTGAAGGCGTAGGTCGTGTTGAGGACTTTACCGTTTTTGTACCATTTGCTTTGCCGAATGAGACTGTGAAAGTAACTATAACAACGGTGAAAAAGACATATGCTACGGGTAAGCTTTTAGAGGTCATAACCGCAGCGGATAATCGGATTGCGCCGAACTGCGAATTATACGGCGTTTGCGGCGGCTGTCAATTACAGCACATAACCTACGAGGGACAGCTTTCGCTAAAAACACAAAAAGTGAAGGATGTTATTGAACGAATCGGACATCAGAATCCGGATCTTGTAAAACCCGCATTGGGACCGAAGAACCCGTGGGCCTATCGGAATAAGATGCAAATGCCTGTAGGAGGCACACGAGAAACGATACGGATGGGTTTCTATGCCATGGGGTCTCACGATATCGTTCACGGCACAAACTGCCCTATACAGATGGACGGAAATAATCAGATTGCTCAAGCATGCTATGAAATTGCGGAGGAACTTGGTATAGAACCGTATGGCGAACATACGGGTAAGGGTGTATTACGCCATATCATCGGTCGTATCGGTCAATCCGGATATATGGTTATCTTTGTAACGGCAACTGATTATTTGCCGGATCAGGACCAATGGATTGAGAGGCTGACAAAGCGGGTGCCATCAGTGGAAACCATCGTTCATAATGTGAACAGAAAGCGGACAAATGTTATATTAGGGCCTACGAATCATGTGCTTTACGGGGACGGTACGATTACGGATCACATTAAGGATTTGCGATTTACCTTGTCACCGCATTCCTTCTTTCAGGTTAATCCGGAACAGACGACGGTATTATACGATCAAGCGTTAATGTATGCGAATTTAAAAGGTCATGAGACTGTCATTGATGCCTATTGCGGTACGGGGACTATCTCGTTGTTTCTTGCGCGCGAGGTGAAGTATGTTATCGGCATAGAGATTGTAGAGCCGGCCATTATCGACGCTCGTGAAAATGCGCGACGCAATGGTTATGAAAATACGGAATTTATCGTCGCTGATGCGGCCGTGGAAATGCCGAAATTATATAAAGCCGGTGTACGACCGGATGTTATCGTATTCGACCCGATCCGTGCAGGCTGTAAAGAAGAGGTACTTACCTCCGCAGCGGGCATGGAACCGAAACGCATCGTTTATGTATCCTGTAATCCTGCTACCATGGCTCGAGACATTGAAATTCTCACACACTACGGCTATGAACTGAAAGAAGTGCAGCCGGTGGACATGTTTCCTATGACTGCGCACGTTGAGACGGTAGTATTGATGTCAAGGGTCAGGGACTAA
- a CDS encoding integrase, which produces MNRIKELQDFIGSQQSEITEFDESLIRKLIQQITVYDDRFTVRFKSGLEIDINE; this is translated from the coding sequence ATGAACCGGATCAAGGAGCTGCAGGACTTCATCGGAAGTCAGCAATCCGAAATCACCGAATTCGACGAAAGCCTCATCCGAAAGCTTATCCAACAGATCACTGTTTACGATGACCGCTTCACCGTCCGGTTCAAATCAGGGCTTGAGATCGACATCAACGAATAA
- a CDS encoding ArsR/SmtB family transcription factor: MDKIEIFKALSNETRLSIIEWLKEPEKNFPPQGGHFDDVVDLKGGVCVGSIRDKAGISQSTVSHYLDMLQKAGLLLSERHGKWTYYRRNEETLAALADYFGHEI, from the coding sequence ATGGATAAGATTGAAATTTTTAAAGCACTATCAAATGAAACCCGGCTCAGTATTATTGAGTGGTTGAAGGAACCGGAGAAAAACTTTCCGCCGCAGGGAGGACATTTTGATGATGTGGTGGATCTGAAAGGCGGTGTGTGTGTTGGAAGCATCCGCGACAAAGCCGGGATATCACAGTCAACCGTATCTCATTACCTAGATATGCTGCAAAAAGCAGGCTTGCTTCTTTCCGAAAGGCACGGAAAGTGGACATATTACAGACGGAATGAAGAGACCCTCGCTGCGCTGGCAGACTACTTCGGTCACGAAATTTAA
- a CDS encoding radical SAM protein — protein MHFSCGIVRPPYEAGSCFLQVTSGCSHNKCRFCTFYKEAPFSVSPESEIREDLQEIRDSGWKVKRIFLQGADPFLLSYDRLKRIMDLIKEYLPWGVSVGGYGRVDSVRNKSVGELKSLKEMGYDMIVFGIESGDDAVLDKMNKGYHASDIVEQLSKMDEAGMHYSVIFLYGLGGHEYGLGHAVKTAEVLNHLSPVRVLASGLSIFPDTPLMEEVRRGEFVEATETEKIQELYTFVKTLDIHTLLDATNVSNMMPVYGHLPEDKEKILAMLKQGADEQGEERLRMRRDSMRSL, from the coding sequence ATGCATTTTTCATGTGGAATCGTCAGACCGCCTTATGAGGCTGGTTCCTGTTTTTTACAAGTAACGTCGGGTTGTTCGCATAATAAGTGCCGCTTTTGCACCTTTTACAAGGAAGCACCTTTTTCCGTATCTCCGGAGAGTGAGATACGGGAGGATCTTCAGGAGATCCGGGATTCCGGATGGAAGGTAAAGCGGATTTTTCTGCAGGGGGCAGATCCTTTCCTGCTGAGCTACGACAGGCTTAAAAGAATCATGGACCTGATAAAAGAATACCTGCCCTGGGGTGTTTCCGTCGGCGGATATGGCCGGGTGGATAGTGTAAGGAACAAGTCTGTAGGTGAGCTGAAGTCGTTGAAAGAGATGGGATACGACATGATCGTATTCGGGATCGAGTCGGGCGATGATGCTGTCCTCGATAAGATGAACAAGGGCTATCATGCTAGTGATATAGTGGAACAGCTCTCCAAGATGGATGAGGCGGGAATGCATTATTCTGTCATCTTCTTATACGGGCTGGGAGGTCATGAGTATGGTCTGGGGCATGCCGTCAAAACAGCAGAAGTGTTAAACCACCTGTCGCCCGTCAGAGTACTGGCTTCCGGGCTCTCGATCTTCCCTGACACACCGCTTATGGAGGAAGTAAGAAGAGGTGAGTTCGTAGAGGCTACAGAGACAGAGAAGATACAGGAACTGTATACCTTTGTGAAGACGCTTGATATCCACACTCTGCTGGATGCGACGAATGTCTCCAACATGATGCCGGTATATGGACATCTTCCGGAGGACAAAGAGAAGATACTGGCGATGCTCAAACAGGGGGCAGACGAACAGGGGGAAGAGCGATTGCGGATGCGAAGAGACAGCATGAGAAGCCTGTGA